A segment of the Cydia splendana chromosome 16, ilCydSple1.2, whole genome shotgun sequence genome:
acagaataaaataaagatttaaatggggctcccatacaacaaacgtgatttttgaccaaagttaagcaacgtcgggcgtggtcagtacttggatgggtgaccgttttttttctttttttttccgtttttttttttcattatggtacggaacccttcgtgcgcgagtccgactcgcacttgcccggttttttaacacgctttcacaatttgcgatattgttagcgaaaaatttcgcgctcgctgcgctcgcgtttatttttGATTCTTTAGTTGACCCTGTATCATCTACatattagcttgactggtgaatgaagagttagaccaagaaaagtctgcaatgatatttatagcatacgcagtgctaatgttatttatacgtcataatttcatagaagttttgacgcttaaaataacacttgcactgcgagtgctatcaaaattgttgcaggcttatcttggtctaactctagtaatttaaataattttaacatatggaaattctttactattacttattaagttgattctaatcatgtggctcggcgtttggtcttatggtcggacaatcgctgttcagcctcgcaaaatattaactattgagaaaatcaactttgcggcactagttgagcttaaaatttgccattagaggtagataggaaagtgacgctgaagctcacaTCTTTGTTATTCCACTGGGAATCGGTCTTAAGCCTAAATGGTtctccccacacttgacgcgacggaatcggcaaaaaccaatagcataaagctttatgtccatgcaataagagcgaaaaagacatcgttcaaTTCGAATCGGCTGGACGGCTGGgccgacgcctgaagattgaaattaaaaacgcaaacttatttccctgtactaaatatgctgtgtgcagaattgactgtagggggccccgagcctcgcactgcctaggggccccgacatgcttaatccggccctgcatataaccctgtaatattggggcagcgaaataataaattaattatttttaatataactaCACAGTAATcattaagtaaaataattacattacatAACCAAGCttgccaatttaatttaaaatttatgatATAGCAGTTACAGCTAACACCATCAATACCACCAACAAAATGtgaataaataagtatttattgtttttgaattttcagATATAGATTAAAAATGCATATCCGCATACATACAGGTGAAAAGCCATATTCATGCCCTGACTGCGGTAAGAGCTTCTCGCAGCCAGAAAACCTGAAAGTTCATTTGCGCATACACACAGTAAGCAAATTTTCCATTCTTTAATGATATCCTGTGGAATAGCAACCAACACGCCAATCACTGATTAACTCATTAGTTAGGATTATTTGTGATGTTttcaatcaaaaggtaccatATTGTCGGTTGTTGACGacattgatttcaaattgaagctgtATGGAAATAGCACCTTATTGACAACCAACAATAAGTACCCTTATGGTTGAAAATGGCACatttaaagtctatttcaatagaacttgctaactatgtaaacaaacaaggtaactttgttttatcaccatttctctttgaattttctcaccacctcatcaaacaccattgaaaccatacacatatacactattgaaacggtccgttccgtaaaatacataaatatataactgtatcttggatatttaattaaaagtttaaaatgggttcataagttaggttactaggacctgttggaatgacggttttgtttcttttaaattctacaattgtctatgatgggtagtgttgtgactaaagtttgtgatataaacccgctacacactacccaacccacgctctgtacctaccgccgcggttataaaatacatcaatacatcattcttaagtactaatttgtcttctgatcgtgattaaacaaattaaaaataagtattaacTACTTGTGTTTTAGttgtggtattttattattcgatatggtttgacattagtaaagtagtaagtaggagtcttgcccatcactagtaaattcatcattcagagacaatttcaatatggcggtttgtttacatagttagcaagttctattgaaatagactttagtgAACATTATTGACTTCTCTTTCTAGTTACTTTGgagccattcatttattacgtaagacgatttagggggggggggggggggtagggttgtaaaaaacggtattttttctgacttgaaaaaaaacatgaaaactcaaaatttgcaaggcagttaatacttttatacggttgttttacttgttttagactttatgttaaccattaaaccaatttaatttaacaactttgattaataacaatataaattaaatctgtagtggtagttatcgcaatttactgttggcaacaccaactcctctcgtcgccgcatcggggaattcagggattccccaaaaattacttagttttaagttacttatataaataaatcacgaaaaaccgttattgtggcatatttttgtttatctgaaaaaaaacctaatttagaaaaaaaaaccatggtgccaggttttttttcatgttttttttcataaatttgaaaaaaaaacatttggtttTTTATTCTATTTGCAACCCTAGGGGGGGGAGGgagtcagcctattcttattttttcttacatttAAGGTGGGAGAGGGACAAAAACTAgcaaaaatcgtcttacgtaataaatgaatggcgccttttataatatttttgatatgtttaagacactaaatttaataaaatgttaagtTTGATTTATTGCAATAGTTCAATTCCCAATCATCATATCCAAAAAGCTAATAGTTTTAaaactaacattaaaataaataaaaacaataaaattaatatgtaCCTGCTTTAAATTATTGTCTATTTCCAGGGAGAGAAACCTCTAGAGTGCGCCATATGTGGCGTTCAGTTTGCTCATTCCTCAGGCCTGCTGGCCCACAAACGGAAGCACACAGGCCAGCTGCCATATGTATGCTCTCTATGCCCTCGCAGTTTTCGGACGTTAGGGCATCTGCAGTACCATATACGGTGAGTTAATGAATCTACACAAGAATGTGATTGCACCTTGAAAGCAGAGCATATTTGCTTATAATGATTTCGTatatttataactttatttattgtaaaataattaccaaactatgaattaaacgtaggtagtaaggtccaaatgtgcttagaaatgttaaattagtatccttttttacagtttttacctgttatttggctagtgtaaaacattcccggCCCGAAAACCCTGATGTATGCTTATAATACactacttaatttttttaatattatacttGAAGTATGCAAGATTAACATGTGTTATAATATAACATGACTGAATTTAGACAGAGAGATAAAATGGTGGCGAAGtagccgacttttttttaaagtcactATTTCCCGGTCGCAGAAGCTAATGTCTTGGCCATGACATTAACATGCACTACTACACTGAAAGTCACATGCACTGGCCGACCttgattttaattaatattataaatatacctattgTTTAAGCCTTTGTCTGCCATACACGTCAACTGACGCGAGTGCacacagcccaatatcaacttTCGTGTATTCCCACAAGGTTCAAATTGACGTGGCGTTCAAGTCTTAAAACCAAATAAACTtctttttttttgaagtgaaaacttctttagcggcgctgtgcactttttgtgatggggaaaaatattaaactcgtaacaggtgtcacgtgaccgtaagattcgtaagacggacacgtgacctgatcgaaaaattgttacaatgtcattgagtttttctttattgatttaaatgccatctagtgagtttccctctaactggtactaatataactcgagtactaacagtgatgtgcttaggggtttcaagtaatgcgacgaaataacgctagatgccGTTAACcttaattatacatagtgctgcagacattttgcactagatggcgctgttattaatattttgacgtaagacgtaagacgcttcgtaagacggacacgtgacctgatcgaaaaactgttacaatgtcattgagttttcacttctgtcggcactcccggagtgcaacccgttgtttttttttcaattcccTCACTAAGCAGTAAGCACTTAGCCTAGCTAGATAGATACAATTTATTGTCACTTTCTGAACACAATAGGAATACATTGTTCATTTTATATTGCAGTCGTCACACTGGTGAGACAAGCCACGAGTGTGACGTGTGTACCCGCGCCTTCATTACCCGCAGCGAGCTCAAACAGCACATCCTCTCCCACACTAAAGAGAAGCCCCACGTATGCTCCACCTGCGGTACCTGTTTCGGGCGTGCGGCCAACCTCAGGAGGCACGTGAAACACCAGCATAAAGGAGAAAAACCGTATACCTGCAATAAATGTATGCACAAGTTTGCCCAAAAGTCAGATTTCGAACGCCATAGGAAGACACACGAGAAGCAAAAGACCTGATTAATGAATTTTTAAAGGCGTGTTACACCTTCCTACTTCATGTCGGTGTTCCATCTGCG
Coding sequences within it:
- the LOC134797907 gene encoding gastrula zinc finger protein XlCGF8.2DB-like, whose product is MPLNQCRLCLDTGAVTNVFEKQGEVMISTKIMSLARVKIYPDDGFPDKVCFKCLLQLHSCLLFIQQCERVDIKLREVKRENIYLGFNEHYTKTDKKIHTSQVQDKENLEEAVSQKVLEEDVCIENSPIESVQKLQTKDALRQLDIKDGKTKRKVQKEQCFTCGKVLSSKYRLKMHIRIHTGEKPYSCPDCGKSFSQPENLKVHLRIHTGEKPLECAICGVQFAHSSGLLAHKRKHTGQLPYVCSLCPRSFRTLGHLQYHIRRHTGETSHECDVCTRAFITRSELKQHILSHTKEKPHVCSTCGTCFGRAANLRRHVKHQHKGEKPYTCNKCMHKFAQKSDFERHRKTHEKQKT